In Verrucomicrobiota bacterium, the sequence CGAGGGTGCAATCCACCACCACGTCGCGTGGCTTGGGCGTGAGCGCGTCGAGTACTTCGGCGACCATCACCGGCCGATGCGAGCCTGCGGGCGTTTTTCCCGAGGCGATCACCTTGGCGATGGTCTCCGGGAAGCGCGCCGGGGCGTGCTCCTTGTATTTGTCCTCGAATCGCCGCGGGTTCTTCCCGGGGTAGCGCGGCCGGCGCCGGTGCGCGGCGGGCGGTGGATTGGTTGGCGAGTTTTCGGTCACGCCGGGGCGACATTGTCAAAACGGGACGGCGAGCGCGACACGGGAGTGATTCACGGCCGCGAGATGAACGCGTTGCCGCGGATGTAGAATCGCAAGAGACGCCGCGCCCAGTGCCCCGCGTAATCCACGCCGACGCGCGGCCGTCGCGTGACGGCGAACGAATCCGCCCTGGCGGAATCCGCGATAAAGAACGAGCCGGTCGTCAGGTCGCGTGCGTTGAGCCGACGGTCGATTTCCATGGCGCGGCAGAGCAACCCGGGACCGCTTGAGCGCCTGGTGATTCCACGGACGGGCTCCACCGCGCGCAGGAGCACGGCGGCGCCGTGGCCTGCGGGCTCGGTCACCACGTTCATGCAATGGTGCATGCCGTAGACAAGATACACGTAGGCGTGTCCCGGCGGTCCGAACATTACGCGCGTGCGTTCCGTGAGCCCGCGGCACGAATGCGCCGCCAGGTCGTGCGGGCCGAGGTAGGCTTCGGTCTCGACGATGCGGCCGACGAGGTCGCGCGAGGCGCGGCGATGGACGAGAAGCTTGCCGAGCAGGTCGCGGGCGACGCTGACGGTGTCGCGGTCGTAGAACTCGCGAGGCAGCGGTTGGAGATTCCCGATGCCAGGCATGGCTTACGCGGGCGGGGTTGGAGCGGGACCGACTGGCGCCGGCCGCCGCGGCGCGGCGCTGCCGGGCGCGCGAGGGCGAGTGGATGCGGTGTCTCTCCCGGGACGCGACGGCTGCAGGACCGCGGATTTGATGAGCCGGCAGAATTCCTTCTTCGTGGCTTGATGGAGCGTGCCCGCCTTGAAGTCCGCGCTGACGGCGGACTTGTATGCCACGGCGAGGCGCTCGAGGCGGACGATGCGGATGAATTCAACGCCGCGCTTCCAAAGTTGACCTTGCTGGAGTCGGAGTGGGGTTGCCATCGGTGTCGGTCGCGTCGTCGCGCGGCGCGCATCATGCGAGCGGGCTGGCCCTGTGTAAATGCAGGAGCTGTCCGCGGAGTTTGCACCGCGTGGGGTTCTGTGCCATAACGCCGCGGCACTTGCGCACCATGAAAGCTCCATCCTTCCGACTTGCCCTGCTCCCGACGTTTCTCCTCGTCACGGCGCCCGCGGTCGGCGCCGACCGCAACGTCGGTGTCGGCGCGAAACCCATCGCTGGCGCGGAGGTGCTTCTGGATGGCTCCCGCGCGATGCTCGATGACAAGTGGACCTACTGGAGGGGCCCGCGCTTCGGCTCTTCGCTGCCGATCAAGTGGAAAGTCGTGGATGACCCGGTGGACAAGGGAACCGTGGTGCAGACCGACGATCCCGCAGCCGCCGGCGGCAAGTATGGCGCGGCGGACATCGTGACCAAGAAGGCGTATCGCGACTTCCGGCTGCACATCGAGTTTCTCGTGGTGAACCCGCGCGGCAACAGCGGCGTGTATTTGCAGAACCGCTACGAAATCCAGATTCAGGAGGGCGACAAGACGAAGCACGGCATGGGCGCGGTCATCAACGAGAGCGAGTCGCCGTATCATGCGTTTGCAGGCCTCGGCAGGTGGAACGCCTACGACATCAACTTCCGCGCCGCGCGCTTCAAGGACGGCCAGCGCACGGAGAAGGCGCTCGTGACGATGTATTTCAACGGCGTCAAGGTGCACACGAACTTCCCGATCGCGCAGGTGTGGGGCGGGCCGAATTCCGGCGTGGACGGCGGCAATGACCGCGGACGCGGCATCACGGACACGCCCCAGGGATTGAAATTGCAGGCCGAGGGCCACGACATCCGCTATCGCAACGCCTGGATCAAGGAGATCGACCTGAAGGAGCCTGACACGGACTTCTAGCCGCGCGCGAAGCCCGCGAACGCATGAACCTCGCATCCCAAGATCTCCACCTGCACCTTGGTGAACTCAAGGCGCAGCTGCTGCACGCGACGGATTACGAACGGGCGTTTCATTACTTCCTGGAGGAGTTTGGTGGCGACCAGAAGTTCATCACGATGGGCGAAGTCGAGCCGGCGCCCCAACTGACGCCGGGGCTTGCGCCCGCCCGCCCGCCGTGTTTTCAATGGCAATCCCGTCACGCGTGACTACACTCCCGGCATGATTAATCCGCGCCACAAGCCGCTCGTGATTGGCGGAGTCGTCCTCGCAGTCGTCTGGGCCGTGGCCATGGCCGTGTATCTATACGCCAAGGCGCAGAAGGTCACCGCCGAGAAAGTCGCCGCGCAGGTCGCGAAGACGGAGTTGGCGAAACTCTCCGCCGAGGAGCGGCGCAAGGCGTTGCGCAAGCTCGCCGCGATGCTCAACTCGCTGCAGGTGGACGAGCGGCGGGTGGCGCGGGCCGAGGCGGATTGGGACCGGCTCGTTCGCGAGATGACGGAAGAGGAGCGGCTGGAGTTCCTCGAGTCCACGCTGCCGAGCGGCGTGAAACAGATGCTCACCAACTTCGAGCAGCTCCCGCCCGACCGCCGCAAACGCATCCTGGGCGACTCGCTCAAGCGGCTTCAGGAGGCGCGGGACAATCCCGAGGTGCGCGAGCGGATGCAGTCCGAGGGCCGCCAGCCGGGGCCGCCGTTGAGCGAGGAGGCGCAGAAGCGGCTCACCCAGGTCGGCCTCAACACGTTTTACACGCAAAGTTCCGCGCAATCGAAGGCCGAGCTCGCCCCGTTGATCGAGGAGCTCCAGCGCGCGATGCAGCAGGGACGCTTCATGCCCCGATGAGTTTCGAGTTCCGAGTTTCGAGCCCCGAGGTTCGCCGACAGGTCGCGTTCACGTTGATCGAGCTGCTGGTCGTCATCGCGATCATCGCCGTGCTGGCCGGCCTGCTCATGCCCGTCGTCAGCAAGGCCAAGGAAGCCGGACGCTCGACCGCCTGCCTCAGCAACCTCCGCCAGATGGGCATCGCGCTGCAGGTGTATGTGCAGGACAACAACAACCGCCTGCCCTTCATGCGCGACAAGGTTTACGGCACGAACTCGGTCCCGGTCACCAACCTCCCCGCGCTCAAGAGCCCCGACATCGTGCTGAGCAATTACTTCGGCGCGCCGCGCCTGCTCCGCTGCCCGTCGGACAAGAACGGCGTGTTCGAGCAAAGCGAATCCAGCTACGCGTGGAACAGCCTGCTCAACGGGCAGGACGCCGACCACCTCAACGTGATGAACATCGCCTTCAACCCGCATCAGATTCCCGTCTTCTATGACAAGGAGGCCTTCCACATCCTGCGCGGGCCGGACCAGGGCATCAATTTCCTCTACGCGGACGGCCACATCCGCAACCTGCTCGAAGTGGGGGGCGCGAAGTGATCGAACTGCGGGACTTGGGCAAGCGCTTCGGCGCGCGCTGGGCGTTGGAGGGACTGGACCTCGACGTGCCGCGCGGCGAAATCTTCGGGCTGCTCGGCCACAACGGCGCCGGAAAATCCACCGCCATCGGCATGATGCTCGGCCAGGTCTGGCCCACGACCGGCGCCGCGAAGATCTGCGGCCACGAAATCACCACGCACCGCCGGCAGGCGCTCGCCCGCGTCGGCGCGATTTTCGAGACGCCGGTCTTTTACGACTACCTGAGCGGCCGCAAGAACCTCGCCATCCTCAGCAGCTACAGCGCGCCGACGCCCGCCCGGCGCATCAAGGAAGTCATCGAGTGGGTCGGCCTCACCGGCCGCGCGGACAGCAAGGTGCGCACCTACTCCCACGGCATGCGCACACGGCTCGCGCTTGCGCAGGCGCTCCTGCCGGACCCTGAACTGCTCATCCTCGACGAGCCGAGCGACGGCCTCGACCCCGAGGGCATCCACGAAATGCGCCTGACCATCCTGCGCCTTCGCAAGGAACTCGGCCTGACGATCCTGCTCTCGTCGCACTTGCTCAACGAAGTCGAGCAACTCTGCACGCGCATCGCGGTGTTGAACCAGGGCCGCAAGGTCTTCGAAGGCTCGCTCGTCGAAGCCCGCAAGACGCAGGCTTGGGTCCGGCTGAAGACGGCGAACTTCGGCGACGCCGCGAACCTGCTGCGGCGCGAGCAACTCATCACGGACGCGCGCGACGGGAGCCGGTTCACCGCCGCGCCCGGCGTGGGCACGGACCGGATCGTCAAGTGCCTCGTGGACGCGGGCATGCCGGTGTTCGAGATCGTGCAGGAGGAGGAGACACTCGAGGGCTTCTACCTTTCGTTGATGAAGGAAAGCCGCGCGTCGAACTCCGCCCCAACTTCCGGGCCACCCGCGCTGCCCCGCCCATGATGATGTTCTACCTGCATCTGCGGAACGAGCTGTGGAAGCTCTTCGGGAAGAAGCGCACCTACATCGGCTTCGGCGTGTTCCTCGTCGCGCAGAACCTCATGCTGCTGGCGTTCCGCTACTCGAAGTGGCAGAGCGGCACCGCCAAGCTGCTCGAATCCAACGGCTACGTCGGCGCGGAATTCATCTCCGCGCTCACGGTCGCGCTGCTCATGCTCCTCCCGCAAATCGTGCTGCTCATGCCGCTCTACGTGATGCTCGTCGGCGGCGATCTGGTTGCGAAGGAAGCGGAGGACGGCGCGCTGCGGATGATCCTCTCGCGCCCGATCTCGCGCCTGCGCCTGCTGTTCACCAAGTGGCTCACGGGCGTGATCTTCGCGGCGCTGCTCGTCGCCTCGCTCGGCGCGATGGCTCTCGTGTTTGCGCGGCTGTGGTTCCCGTGGAGCGGCATGTTTGTGTTCATTCCGATCCCGGGCGGCGGCATGATTTTCAACGTGATGGAGGCGGGGGAAGGCCTCCGATACTACGCGCTCGCGCACCTGTTCCTCGCGGTGAACGCCTGCACGATGCTGAGCCTCGCGTTCATGTTCTCGTGCTTCAACATGAAGCCCGCCGCCGCGACGATCCTCGCCATGTCCGTGCTGTTCCTGAGCGTGGTGATGGAGGGGCTGCCGTTCTTCGAGGACTGGAAGGAATTCGCGCTCACGCATCACTTCCGCGCGTGGGTGATGGTCTTCGGCAAGCCGATGCAAGTCGCGCAGATCGTGCAGTCGCTGTGCGTGCTGGCCGGTGTGAACGTGACCGCGTTCATCATCGGCGCGGTGCATTTCCATCAGCGGGACATCAAGTCGTAGCCGTCCGCGCCCGCGGCCGGCGGCTCACTTCACATAGAGCGCCGCCTGCAGATCCCGCACGAGCACACTGGTGAACGGGTAGCGTTTCTCCGGGTCGCGTTCGAGACACTTGAGGACAATCCGCTCCAGCGCGACCGGGATGTCCTCGTTGTAATCCCGCAACGGCGTGATGGGATGATCGTGGTCGAGCTGCTTCTTGAGGACGTCCTGCGGCGTGTTGCCATCGAACGCGGGCCGGAAG encodes:
- a CDS encoding DNA-3-methyladenine glycosylase, translating into MPGIGNLQPLPREFYDRDTVSVARDLLGKLLVHRRASRDLVGRIVETEAYLGPHDLAAHSCRGLTERTRVMFGPPGHAYVYLVYGMHHCMNVVTEPAGHGAAVLLRAVEPVRGITRRSSGPGLLCRAMEIDRRLNARDLTTGSFFIADSARADSFAVTRRPRVGVDYAGHWARRLLRFYIRGNAFISRP
- a CDS encoding DUF1080 domain-containing protein, with protein sequence MKAPSFRLALLPTFLLVTAPAVGADRNVGVGAKPIAGAEVLLDGSRAMLDDKWTYWRGPRFGSSLPIKWKVVDDPVDKGTVVQTDDPAAAGGKYGAADIVTKKAYRDFRLHIEFLVVNPRGNSGVYLQNRYEIQIQEGDKTKHGMGAVINESESPYHAFAGLGRWNAYDINFRAARFKDGQRTEKALVTMYFNGVKVHTNFPIAQVWGGPNSGVDGGNDRGRGITDTPQGLKLQAEGHDIRYRNAWIKEIDLKEPDTDF
- a CDS encoding type II secretion system protein, which translates into the protein MSFEFRVSSPEVRRQVAFTLIELLVVIAIIAVLAGLLMPVVSKAKEAGRSTACLSNLRQMGIALQVYVQDNNNRLPFMRDKVYGTNSVPVTNLPALKSPDIVLSNYFGAPRLLRCPSDKNGVFEQSESSYAWNSLLNGQDADHLNVMNIAFNPHQIPVFYDKEAFHILRGPDQGINFLYADGHIRNLLEVGGAK
- a CDS encoding ABC transporter ATP-binding protein, whose amino-acid sequence is MIELRDLGKRFGARWALEGLDLDVPRGEIFGLLGHNGAGKSTAIGMMLGQVWPTTGAAKICGHEITTHRRQALARVGAIFETPVFYDYLSGRKNLAILSSYSAPTPARRIKEVIEWVGLTGRADSKVRTYSHGMRTRLALAQALLPDPELLILDEPSDGLDPEGIHEMRLTILRLRKELGLTILLSSHLLNEVEQLCTRIAVLNQGRKVFEGSLVEARKTQAWVRLKTANFGDAANLLRREQLITDARDGSRFTAAPGVGTDRIVKCLVDAGMPVFEIVQEEETLEGFYLSLMKESRASNSAPTSGPPALPRP
- a CDS encoding ABC transporter permease → MMMFYLHLRNELWKLFGKKRTYIGFGVFLVAQNLMLLAFRYSKWQSGTAKLLESNGYVGAEFISALTVALLMLLPQIVLLMPLYVMLVGGDLVAKEAEDGALRMILSRPISRLRLLFTKWLTGVIFAALLVASLGAMALVFARLWFPWSGMFVFIPIPGGGMIFNVMEAGEGLRYYALAHLFLAVNACTMLSLAFMFSCFNMKPAAATILAMSVLFLSVVMEGLPFFEDWKEFALTHHFRAWVMVFGKPMQVAQIVQSLCVLAGVNVTAFIIGAVHFHQRDIKS